The genomic segment TCACTCTGTCACTTCCTAAGCAATCGTAAAGTGTTGTAGTAGGTTAGTGGGCAAGTCATTCCTACGCTCAGAGGCATCACAATCTGCCACAAACTCCTGTAGTTGCTCTTAGCTGCTGCTAGATGGTTTGATAATGTCACTTACTAGAAGGCAATGCTCACAGACCACATGCTCAGGACAATTAATGCTATCCTTGGAAACGTTAGGCTGTTGATACAGGATATAAACCCATTACCTTATTCCACATCCAACTTGAGGATACAGGAAACAAGATTTGTGATAGAGTAAGGATGCTTGTAAGGATGCTTGCTTGTGTCTGCTTTCGGTTTCTTTCTTTGGAGAGCTATTCTTGTGATGGTGACGTGaacctccctcctgcccacatgacaatttttttacagtgactTCTGTAAAAATTGAACCTAACCCTAATCAGCACAGAGTTATCAGTAGCACAGGACTGAACATGAAGACCTGAAGTATATTCAGCCTTGTCCAAGTCTCCTGATAAAATTACAAGTTTATAAATATTAGCGAAGCCATCATTTTGGCTCCTTGTTCAGCctccaaatgaaagaaaacaaagttgcAGCAAGTAAATCTTGCAATGTTAAGAGGATCCGTTCAAAATCACTTTTTGAGCAACTATGACAGCCTAAATACTATGAAGTGGTGTAATTTCAAGAGACAATGTAATTCTTACTGTACAGTAGATATTCAGTTGCTAGGAGGGAGGATTTGTGTTTTATAAAGGTAGCCTGACATCAAGAGAGGACTGAAGTGTCAGTTGTACTAATCAGGGTTTGTGTAAAGGAAAATCAGCTTCCTTCCATCTTGCCCAGACCTTGAAAGGTAAATCTAAAATTAAGAGCACAGTTGCTCAGCCAAAGGCATCCAGGTACCAATGTAGCTGTAGCAGTGAAGTCTAGACCTCGAAGAGAAAGTGACAGATATGAGATCAACCCATATAGCTCTAGAGCTGGCTTTTAACCATCAAGAATGCTGCACTGAAATGGGTTTTGCATTATAAGACAAATTCCACAAAAAGTCTTTTCATACTCAAGTATTTTAAGATGCTAATTCTACACATAAGCAAGGCTTACCAGAGCGCTCAGATTTAGTTTCTTTTTGAAGCAATACAATGTAGTAATTGTGAACTTCTAAACTGATTTAGAAGTAGGTGGTTCTGtcatttaaaaagtactttataGTAGTTTTGcctattttcattattttgtagaGAATGCATCCAGAACCATTTTTGAGTTTTGTATACTCAAAGTTATTAAAGAAGAGACGTTCTGCTGAAATGGATCAGACACATTGGACAACTGTCAAGAGTTGAAGATCCTTCGCTCTGATTTTCAGTCTTCTCCTTGCAGCTTTCAGTTCCAGGTACGCTCACAAGAGgaggctgcttttctgcaggcaCGTTTCTGGCCTCACCAAACAAAATAGTCCCTTGATGTGTTTGTATCTGAAGCTCTTTGctatcattttcttttctgtttttcccgCTGTCCTGTACAGTCCCTCTGCAGTGCTGTTGAAAGCTAAAAGCTTTTGCAGAGCTTTGTGACGATGCCGAGTGGTGTGTAGAAGTTCTGTGCTGAGCGAGTTTACATGATTTAGGACTTGCATCCAGCTTTGAAATGCCGTTTGTGTCTTCCCCAACCATGTTCTTGGCTTGATCTGTAACAGTTACACAGCAtgttttttcagctgtagaAGGTAAACTTTTTGGTTTATCTGCTTGGCCCTGTCCGTTATGCAAATGGTCGATCTGGCTCTGTGTTAGCTGATGGGAGCTAAGGTCCTTTGGCTTcagacatttttctttgcaaaaagatGGGAATGATACCCACTGAAAGTCTTTCATTCCAACTGTAAAGACTTCTTGTTTTTGTAGACTTTCTTCCTCAGAACTCTGtggcacacacacatacacaaggTCTTCAAACAAATGCAGTTCAATCGATACATAAAACCAAGGCTGAACATATTACAAATACTGAGAAGGCTAAACTACATTgaggaaagaacattttatttacatCCACCTCCAGCGCCTGCAAAGCCATCAAGAACTTCCTGGAGTTTATGCAATATGTGTCTTCCCTTAATGTTTCTAAATTGATACAATAGGGTACTCTCTTAATATGTCTCAGAGAGGATGAGGATGAAAAAAAACATCCTACTGCTGTTCAGGGAAAAAATTGCTACTTTAGGAGGACTGTTGTTTGTGGTATGATACTGCCTAACACTACCAGAGCAGGGTAATGGTTGTTACTGTGTAATTAACCTCTTGTTACAGTTTGCCTTTTCCAGTTCCATTCCCTTCGGGAGATGCTAACACTTCAGAGCAGTCAGTGTACTTACACAGGTACTTACACAGGTTACCTCTTTCCAGAAAAATGTTCTAAAGAGTTTGCCATACTGCAAAAAAAGCCCCAGTAAGTTGTCTTTATAGTACCTGCAGCACAATGCTAAGTCACATCACTAGAGGTAGACACTAAAGAGCTGAAAACCAACATCTctttaaaagctatttcagaCTGTTTCCCCTATTAACATCATCACGCAGACTGTGACTATTGTAAGCAGTACACAAAGTGCAAACAAGAGGAGACAGCACACTACCTTTCCACTGAACTCTGGAAAACTGGGCACTGTTTGCCCATTTGTGCATTGCAAATCTTGACTGATGTCTTTCAGTAACAAAATCCATGGGTCTTCACACTCATTTAAGTCGTCTTTTTCAAACCAGGAACATCTGTCAGCCAA from the Phalacrocorax aristotelis chromosome 19, bGulAri2.1, whole genome shotgun sequence genome contains:
- the FAAP20 gene encoding Fanconi anemia core complex-associated protein 20, whose protein sequence is MSEGAAKLRLKPRKAPPACCREPSPGREPPRRRQALADRCSWFEKDDLNECEDPWILLLKDISQDLQCTNGQTVPSFPEFSGKSSEEESLQKQEVFTVGMKDFQWVSFPSFCKEKCLKPKDLSSHQLTQSQIDHLHNGQGQADKPKSLPSTAEKTCCVTVTDQAKNMVGEDTNGISKLDASPKSCKLAQHRTSTHHSASSQSSAKAFSFQQHCRGTVQDSGKNRKENDSKELQIQTHQGTILFGEARNVPAEKQPPLVSVPGTESCKEKTENQSEGSSTLDSCPMCLIHFSRTLSQLDIDSHLARCLSESADDVMW